Proteins co-encoded in one Nicotiana sylvestris chromosome 7, ASM39365v2, whole genome shotgun sequence genomic window:
- the LOC138873682 gene encoding uncharacterized protein produces the protein MAEPISYTPESTEKDLFIKNMAEELKKFTSRVQGVKGGKGIEVLNYEDLCIQPNMKLPEGYKPPKFEMFDGTCDPKVHLRTYCDKLVGVGKDESIRMKLFMRSLTGDALSWYISQNLKKWANWNLKKKPTETFLEYASRWRSETAKVRPALEEEQKNKFFVRAQDPQSYERLMVIENHKFSDIIKLGERIEEGIKSGMVTNFEALQAMNKALQSGGISKKRDVGQ, from the exons ATGGCtgaaccaatctcctatacaccagaatccactgagaaggacctgttcattaagaacatggctgaagaactcaagaaattcacaagtcgagttcagggtgtcaaaggaggcaaagggatagaagttttgaattatgaggacctaTGCATACAACCGAACATGAAACTACCGGAGGgctacaaacctcccaagtttgagatgtttgacggaACATGTGATCCtaaggttcatttgagaacttactgtgacaagctcgtgggggttggaaaagatgaaagtatccgaatgaagctcttcatgagaagtcttactgGAGATGCCCTGTCATGGTATATAAGCCAGAACCTTAAGAAGTGGgccaattgg aatttaaagaagaagccaactgagacTTTCCTTGAGTATGCTTCCCGGTGGAGGTCAGAAAcagccaaggtcagaccagcactagaagaagaacaaaagaacaagttctttgtcagggcacaGGACCCACAGTCttatgaaaggttaatggtcattgagaatcacaaattctccgatatcatcaaactcggagaaaggattgaagaaggtatcaaaagcggaatggtgacaaattttgaggcattacaggccatgaacaaagcattgcaatcaggCGGTATATCAAAAAAGAGAGACGTGGGGCAGTAG